One Elephas maximus indicus isolate mEleMax1 chromosome 16, mEleMax1 primary haplotype, whole genome shotgun sequence DNA window includes the following coding sequences:
- the VAX1 gene encoding ventral anterior homeobox 1 isoform X1, which produces MFGKPDKMDVRCHSDAEAARVSKNAHKESRETKGAEGNLPAAFLKEPQGAFSASGAAEDCNKSKSNSAADPDYCRRILVRDAKGSIREIILPKGLDLDRPKRTRTSFTAEQLYRLEMEFQRCQYVVGRERTELARQLNLSETQVKVWFQNRRTKQKKDQGKDSELRSVVSETAATCSVLRLLEQGRLLSPPGLPALLPPCATGALGSALRGPSLPSLGAGAAAGSAAAAAASGPAGTESPHPPAVGGAPGPGPAGPGGLHAGAPAAGHGLFSLPVPSLLGSVASHLSSAPLTMAGSLAGNLQELSARYLSSSAFEPYSRTNNKEGAEKKALD; this is translated from the exons ATGTTCGGGAAGCCAGACAAAATGGACGTTCGGTGCCACTCGGACGCCGAGGCTGCCCGGGTGTCGAAGAACGCGCACAAGGAGAGCCGGGAGACCAAGGGCGCCGAGGGGAACCTCCCCGCCGCCTTCCTCAAGGAGCCGCAGGGCGCCTTTTCGGCGTCGGGCGCTGCGGAAGATTGTAACAAAAGTAAATCCAATTCCGCCGCGGATCCAGATTACTGCCGCCGGATCCTGGTCCGAG ATGCCAAGGGGTCCATCCGAGAGATCATCCTGCCCAAGGGCCTGGACCTGGACCGGCCCAAGAGGACGCGCACGTCCTTCACGGCGGAGCAGCTCTACCGGCTGGAGATGGAGTTCCAGCGCTGCCAGTACGTGGTGGGCCGCGAGAGGACCGAGCTCGCCCGCCAGCTCAACCTCTCCGAGACCCAG GTGAAGGTCTGGTTCCAGAACCGGCGCACGAAGCAGAAAAAGGACCAGGGCAAGGACTCGGAGCTGCGCTCGGTGGTGTCGGAGACGGCTGCCACGTGCAGCGTGCTGCGGCTGCTGGAGCAAGGCCGCCTGCTGTCGCCGCCCGGCCTGCCCGCGCTGCTGCCGCCGTGCGCTACGGGCGCGCTCGGCTCGGCGCTACGCGGGCCCAGCCTGCCATCCCTGGGCGCAGGCGCCGCCGCGGGctcagccgccgccgccgccgcctcgggTCCCGCAGGCACCGAGTCCCCACATCCGCCGGCCGTGGGCGGCGCGCCCGGGCCGGGGCCTGCCGGGCCAGGAGGACTGCACGCGGGCGCGCCGGCCGCCGGCCACGGCCTCTTCAGCTTGCCCGTGCCCTCGCTGCTTGGATCCGTCGCCAGCCACCTGTCGTCCGCCCCGTTGACAATGGCCGGCTCGCTGGCTGGAAATTTGCAAGAACTTTCCGCCCGATACCTGAGCTCCTCGGCCTTCGAGCCTTACTCCCGGACCAACAATAAAGAAGGGGCCGAGAAAAAAGCGCTGGACTGA
- the VAX1 gene encoding ventral anterior homeobox 1 isoform X2 — protein sequence MFGKPDKMDVRCHSDAEAARVSKNAHKESRETKGAEGNLPAAFLKEPQGAFSASGAAEDCNKSKSNSAADPDYCRRILVRDAKGSIREIILPKGLDLDRPKRTRTSFTAEQLYRLEMEFQRCQYVVGRERTELARQLNLSETQANSKENNEGFKCG from the exons ATGTTCGGGAAGCCAGACAAAATGGACGTTCGGTGCCACTCGGACGCCGAGGCTGCCCGGGTGTCGAAGAACGCGCACAAGGAGAGCCGGGAGACCAAGGGCGCCGAGGGGAACCTCCCCGCCGCCTTCCTCAAGGAGCCGCAGGGCGCCTTTTCGGCGTCGGGCGCTGCGGAAGATTGTAACAAAAGTAAATCCAATTCCGCCGCGGATCCAGATTACTGCCGCCGGATCCTGGTCCGAG ATGCCAAGGGGTCCATCCGAGAGATCATCCTGCCCAAGGGCCTGGACCTGGACCGGCCCAAGAGGACGCGCACGTCCTTCACGGCGGAGCAGCTCTACCGGCTGGAGATGGAGTTCCAGCGCTGCCAGTACGTGGTGGGCCGCGAGAGGACCGAGCTCGCCCGCCAGCTCAACCTCTCCGAGACCCAG gcaaatagtaaagaaaataatgaaggaTTCAAATGCGGGTAG